A section of the bacterium genome encodes:
- a CDS encoding deoxyguanosinetriphosphate triphosphohydrolase, whose protein sequence is MNPRETTEALEDRLLTPYAARSAASRGRARPETPDSIRTDFQRDRDRVVHSKAFRRLMHKTQVFIAPEGDHYRTRLTHTLEVSQIARTVARALRLNEDLTEAIVLAHDLGHPPFGHAGEEALNGVMAPHGGFRHDVQSLRIVELLERRRTRIGRVEHGLNLTWEVRDGIGGHSKGPADLETLPPIDETPPDAMPHTVEGQLARVSDRVAYVHHDTDDAIRAGLIGERDVPASVRDVLGETRGQWVDVTVRDIVERSTGKPRIEMSDPIRSALNRLKDFLFERVYLGSVAKSDIGKAQRLVRELFDYFAAHPDEIGDEARAALEDGTADVHRAVCDFLAGMTDRFAIRTHERLFVPRAWEGP, encoded by the coding sequence GTGAATCCGCGCGAAACGACGGAGGCGCTGGAGGACCGGCTGCTTACTCCGTACGCCGCCCGCAGCGCCGCGTCCCGAGGACGGGCGCGGCCGGAAACTCCCGATTCCATCCGCACCGACTTCCAGCGCGACCGCGACCGGGTCGTCCACTCCAAGGCGTTCCGCCGCCTGATGCACAAGACGCAGGTGTTCATCGCCCCGGAGGGCGACCACTACCGGACGCGCCTGACGCATACCCTCGAGGTGTCGCAGATCGCCCGCACGGTCGCGCGGGCGCTCCGGCTCAACGAGGACCTCACCGAAGCGATCGTGCTCGCCCACGACCTCGGCCATCCGCCGTTCGGGCACGCCGGCGAGGAGGCGCTGAACGGCGTGATGGCGCCCCACGGCGGCTTCCGCCACGATGTGCAGAGCCTGCGCATCGTCGAGCTGCTGGAACGCCGGCGCACGCGCATCGGGCGGGTCGAGCACGGGCTCAACCTGACCTGGGAAGTGCGCGACGGGATCGGCGGCCACTCGAAAGGTCCGGCGGATCTCGAGACGCTGCCGCCGATCGACGAAACGCCGCCGGACGCGATGCCGCACACGGTCGAGGGGCAGCTGGCGCGCGTGTCCGACCGCGTCGCCTACGTTCACCACGACACCGACGACGCGATCCGGGCCGGACTGATCGGCGAACGGGACGTGCCGGCGTCCGTGCGGGATGTGCTCGGCGAGACGCGCGGCCAGTGGGTCGACGTGACGGTCCGCGACATCGTCGAGCGCTCGACGGGGAAGCCCCGGATCGAAATGAGCGATCCGATCCGGAGCGCGCTCAACCGGCTGAAGGACTTTCTCTTCGAGCGCGTCTACCTCGGCTCGGTGGCCAAGTCGGACATCGGCAAGGCGCAGCGTCTCGTGCGGGAGCTGTTCGACTATTTCGCCGCGCATCCGGATGAGATCGGGGACGAGGCCCGCGCGGCCTTGGAGGACGGCACGGCCGACGTGCACCGCGCCGTCTGCGACTTCCTCGCGGGAATGACCGACCGGTTCGCGATCCGCACGCACGAGCGGCTCTTCGTGCCGCGGGCCTGGGAGGGGCCGTAG
- a CDS encoding cytochrome C oxidase subunit IV family protein, which produces MSDSQAGHGAMEHGEAEEFHAQPLPEGVTRVYMVGFAVLLLLTLIEASTVLAWHLPPAVRVTILIITASIKASMIAAYYMNLKFERVAMVGIAVSPLLLAVLMFFMIAPDAAQRFGAR; this is translated from the coding sequence ATGAGCGATTCGCAGGCGGGTCACGGGGCGATGGAGCACGGCGAAGCCGAGGAATTCCACGCGCAGCCGCTACCCGAAGGCGTGACGCGGGTCTACATGGTCGGTTTCGCCGTCCTACTGCTGCTGACCCTAATCGAGGCCAGTACCGTGCTGGCGTGGCACCTGCCGCCCGCGGTGCGCGTCACGATCCTCATCATCACCGCCTCGATCAAAGCCTCGATGATCGCCGCTTACTACATGAACCTCAAGTTTGAGCGCGTGGCGATGGTGGGCATCGCGGTCTCCCCGCTGCTCCTCGCGGTGCTCATGTTCTTCATGATCGCGCCCGACGCGGCGCAGCGCTTCGGAGCCCGCTGA